The genomic segment TTAAAAGGCTCTTTTCTCTAAAATGTTTAATCTTATTCAGTGATATCTGACTAGTGGCAGAAAACctgagatgaatttttttttaaaaaaactcttttggttaaaaagaaaggttcccattgtggctcagtgggttacaaacccgacaagtatccacaaggatgcgggttcgatccctggcctcgatcagcgggttatggatctggagttactgtgagttgtggtagaggttgcagacgtggctcggatcctgcgttgctgtggctgtggtgtaggccggaggctgtggttccaattcaacccttagcctggcaagTTCCATacactgtaggtgtggccctaagagaagacacacacacactacacaaaAGGTAAACAGATACTTTTTTAGGGCAAGGGCTAGAGGAGAGAGTACAAAACGTATCAACCTTCAGCAGAAACTGAGCACCTGGGTTTGCCTCACACGCAACTTCTGGAGGATCTGGGCTCAGATGAGAATCAAGTTTAGGAAgtgagttcccgtggtggcgcagtggttaacgaatccgaccaggaaccatgaggttgcgggttcagtccctgcccttgctcagtgggttaatgatccggtgttgccgtgagctgtggtgtaggttgcagatgcggctcggatcccgagttgctgtgctgtggctctggcgtaggccggtggctacagctccgattcaacccctagcctgggaacctccatatgccgcgggagcggcccaaagaaatagcaaaaagacaaaaaaaaaaaaaagtttaggaaggCGCAAAAGGGGCTAGGGAGGCAGGCTAGTGTATGGCTGAAGAGCTCAGTCTCTGGGCTTAAAGTGGCTGAGCTGAAGTTCTTGGCTCTGCAACTTAGTGCCTGCAGGACTCTGGAGAATAATTTAACTGTCCTGAACCGTATCTGTAATCAGGGATAATAATGGTACTTTGCTCTCAGGGCTTATGAGATCACGTATGTAAAAGGGTTAACGTGGCAGATGAATGTGCCAAGACTTGCCTGAGGTGACCCAGCAGGTGTGACAACATCTGGACTCAGGCCGTGGGCACCAGGATGCTCAAGGTAAGAAGAGTACAGAAAGCCCAGGATACAAATcccacccagctctgccactccctAGTTTGGGTGACCTGAACCTGctgatttcttttgaaaaaaatgttcctaCCCTGCAGAGGTTTCGAGAATTAGATGCTATTAGGTAGTAAAGTGTGCAGGGTCAGTTTCAAGCCCCTGTCTATGATTAACTTTTTAGAAACAGCAAACAGGTCAATATTCCTACGAATACAGAGCAAGAGAGTCAAGAAAACAAACTATAGGCAGTTCTGGTGATTTGTTTATTCCTCATAAACACTTGTTTCTACAGTACAAGTCAGAGAATAAACAGAGGCACGCGGCTATAATTTCCACCACAATCTATGTGGAGGGGACACTGAGCGTGAGgatcaggggctgggggtgggagtgggggtgtgtTTGGGTCACAGGGTCATGGGAGGCCCCTGCGATGAACTGTGCAGGGATCCTATTGGTCAAGATCTGATCCCGAGGCCCGATGGCCCGATGGCTCACGGTGGGAGAGTTCCAGTGAACCCAACGCTCTTTAGTTCACTGCCATCCAACATAGGTCCAATTCTACCTGAACGCCAAGGGGTTGAGGTGGGCCTGACCTACTGGTCCAGTGGGAAGGATCCATGTCGGCCCAAGCCACCCCTAAGGATTCAAGTCACTCTGTGATAGGGCCTGACGCTGCCCAGAGATGTCTGCTCTTTGCCCCGGAGTAAGTGACAAACTCATACAGTGACTGTTTACATCCGTTTCTTTTTGACTAAAGGGATCCTGTCCCAGGTctaaggaaggagaaaggggccCAAATGATCCGCTGGAACTCAGGTAAGGAAGACAGCGGGTAAAGTCAAGGGTGAGGGAAGGAGCACGTCACGGAACCCACAGGAGCAGGAGGCAGACACAAGTACTGGTCTGGTCAGACAAGGGAGAAGCCTGGGGCCACCACCGCCACCAGAAGCGAACCAGGGAGTAAGAGACAGAAAAGCTGTGGCCTTGCCTTTCACAGGACTGCAGTGATGTATGTCTAAGCCGCCCCTGTcgtttcccttctttctttccagggTGGCACAAAGCCCTGGCCCTGGTCTGGGGCTGGGATCATCTGCCCCAATGAGAAGCAGAAGGGAGAGATTCTGCATCACTCGGCAGAAAAGGAAGTGGGAGGAAGGCAGCAGCTGGTCTGCGCTGGGGGACCAGGGTGTTAGGGACAGAGAGACCCAACGAGCGAGAGAGGGGAAGGACAGAGCAGGTAACGGCGGCTGCAGGGGCCTCCCGCCCGAGATCGAAGCCCTGCCTGGCAGGTGATGGGGCCCCTCCTGGGGCTTCCGATCCCCGGTCATTCAAATCTGCTTTCACATCGGTCTGTTGGTTCACCTCGAGCGGGTGGCAGGgccctcctggttcctggtcagCTGGGCGTGGCGCCCGTCAGGCCGCGAGGCTCCTGGCCGACTTGGAGGCGCTCTGGGCCCGCTGAACCACCGCGGGACACTTTTCACGCCGCAAGAGCTTGTTGTTCTCAAACAGACCTTCGTTTCGGGGTATTCCGTGAGAACCGTCGGGGAAGGTCAGCAGGCCtttgaggggaagagagaaaatatggAGTGACAGTGGCACTAGTGGCTCAGAGGTCAGCTACTGCAGGGACCGAGGGAAGGCAAAATTTGCGGCTCTTCTCTGTGAGCCCAAGGGCCTGGCATCAGTGCCCGGTCACTATGGAATGCTGGGCATCCACAGGAGGATTAGAGCTGCACAGGTGCCCCTCTGTGCCGTTACGGTCGCCTCGGTTGCCCATCCTGCTGGGCTGTAACTTACCCAAACCGTCCACGCGGCCGTTTTTAAATTCCCCTTCAAAGGTCATGTTGTCGTGTCGAATGAAGACTCCGACACCGTTGAACTTCCCCTGGGCAAACTCGCCCTCATACCTGCAGAAACACAAggaggcagtctttttttttttttttgccttttctagggctgcttcccacggcatatggaggttcccaggctaggggcctaatcagagctatagctgccggcctacaccacagccacagccacagcaacgcgggatccgagccgcatctgcgacctacaccacagctcacggcaacgccagatccttaacccactgagcaaggacagggatggaacccacaacctcacggttcctagtcggattcgataaccactgtgccacgacgggaactccagtcttgaAGGGGGGAGTGAGCTGGCCAGGATACCTGAGCCAGGCCGCCACTAACACCTAACGTGTGGTTTATTAATGCCGAGGAGCAAAGCTAATTCCACTCTTCCAGAGCTCCacccgcccccacccacccccactcccagccagCAGAGAAGGGTCAGAGTGTGTCTGAAATGAGGCCCAAATCTCAAGGAAATAacccaaagagagagagatggggtgggaggTCACTCACCTTCTCACCATTTCAAACTTAAGATCTATTTTAAAGTAACCAGTAAAAGAATGAATACTCACTCCTTGCCTAGGACAAGCTCCGGTTCGACCAGATATTTATCCctagccatttttattttgattttattatttgtttctgtCTTGGCTGCCCCAAAGcgtatggagttccagggccaaggatcaaatgggagctggaggtgtgacctatgccagagtggcagcgatgccggatccttaacccatggcaataggctggggatcgaatctgggttcctgccactgcagagatacTACCATAGctcccactgtgctacagtgggaactccatcactatcatttttcttttcttttcttggttttttttgcaggggcggggggcaaatctgtggcatatggaggttcccaggctaggggtcgaattgaagctgtagctgtcggcctacaccacagccacagcaacactggatcctacaccacagctcacagccaagccagatccttaacccactgagtgaggccaggaatcaacctgcatcctcatggatactagtcaggttccttactgttgagccaggatgggaactcggTCACTATCATTTTTAGATCAGAGCTTCCCTTCCCTCATTTAAGGCTGAGAAAGGAATGACCCAGGACTCACCTCGAGCCGTCTGAGAAGGTCAGTACCCCAAAACCATTAAAGAGCCCATTTTCAAAATGGCCCAGGTAGGTGCCACCATCAGCAAACATCAGTTGACCAAAACCATGTCTGCGGCCTGAGCAAAGAGAAGACAGGTGTCAGCTTGGGATGGGGCAGCTTCAGGGTCCCCTCTCACGGTCTAACACCCCTTGCCTTATGTCACCCCACCgacaaaggaaagaagagaaacagtgaCATTAGCAGAGCAGGGAACTGTTGCCCAGAGTAATAAGCTGGCTCCTAGGATCTTCCCTTCTTAAGCCACAACCATCAGTTTGCAGCAGGTCTCTCCAAGAATGAAAGATAAGAGAGCACTTAAAAATCACaatagctaggagttcccatcgtggctcagtggttaacgaatcctactaggaaccatgaggttgcaggttcaatccctggccttgctcagtgggttaaggatccagtgttgccatgagctgtggtgtaggtcgaagatgcggcttggatcctgcgttgctatggctctggtgtaggccagcggctacagctccaattagacccctgcctgggaacctccatatgccatgggtgccgccctaaaaagacaaaagacaataaaataaagtgaaataaaataaaataaaataaaataagacagcagGTGGTAGGGAGGTGGGAGAAAAGGCTGGAAATGTGCATAATTTCTCTCAAGGCTCAAGAATTC from the Phacochoerus africanus isolate WHEZ1 chromosome 15, ROS_Pafr_v1, whole genome shotgun sequence genome contains:
- the MORN4 gene encoding MORN repeat-containing protein 4 isoform X2 yields the protein MTLTKGRRHGFGQLMFADGGTYLGHFENGLFNGFGVLTFSDGSRYEGEFAQGKFNGVGVFIRHDNMTFEGEFKNGRVDGLGLLTFPDGSHGIPRNEGLFENNKLLRREKCPAVVQRAQSASKSARSLAA
- the MORN4 gene encoding MORN repeat-containing protein 4 isoform X1 → MTLTKGSFTYSSGEEYRGEWKEGRRHGFGQLMFADGGTYLGHFENGLFNGFGVLTFSDGSRYEGEFAQGKFNGVGVFIRHDNMTFEGEFKNGRVDGLGLLTFPDGSHGIPRNEGLFENNKLLRREKCPAVVQRAQSASKSARSLAA